A region from the Deinococcus ruber genome encodes:
- a CDS encoding phytoene desaturase family protein translates to MNAMSYRAAVVGSGPNGLAAAITLALAGWHVDVYEANATPGGAVRSAALTLPGYVHDLGSAIHPLAVASPFFKRLPLARYGLDFVESPSPVAHPLPGGTVLLHRSVEETAAELGEDGPAYIRLMRPLVDAAPDMLHDTLRPLLRVPAHPVTLARFGLRGLPSAALLAQTVFRGERARALFGGLSAHSAVPLTQPVTSAYGLMLAVTAHAVGWPFPRGGAQKITDALIQYLEHLGGRVHLNAPVNALRELDADLKLLDVSPREFLRLAPDLPDGYARTLRGFRYGPGTLKIDYALSEPIPWHDPRTALASTVHVGGTLPQLVASEAHTLQHMSERPYLLLAQHTPFDPSRAPAGRHTAWLYAHTPNGQEPRPGDVERIEAQIERLAPGFRDTVLMRTVTTAPQAEQQNRNLVGGDVGGGSNTLLGTLIRPVLSATPYRTPLRGVYLCSASTPPGGGVHGMAGHLAALAALKDLR, encoded by the coding sequence ATGAACGCCATGTCCTACCGCGCTGCTGTCGTCGGATCTGGGCCGAACGGTCTTGCCGCCGCAATTACCCTGGCGCTGGCCGGATGGCATGTAGACGTGTACGAGGCCAACGCGACCCCCGGCGGCGCGGTTCGCAGCGCGGCTCTTACGCTGCCCGGCTACGTCCACGATCTGGGGTCGGCTATTCATCCGCTCGCCGTGGCGTCGCCCTTCTTCAAGCGGCTGCCACTGGCACGCTACGGTCTGGACTTCGTGGAGTCGCCCTCCCCTGTCGCTCATCCGCTGCCCGGCGGCACCGTTCTGCTGCACCGCAGCGTGGAGGAAACCGCCGCCGAACTCGGTGAGGACGGCCCCGCGTATATCCGCCTGATGCGCCCGCTGGTGGATGCCGCGCCAGATATGCTGCACGACACGCTCAGGCCGCTGCTGCGTGTGCCCGCTCATCCGGTCACGCTGGCCCGCTTTGGGCTGCGGGGGCTGCCGTCTGCTGCACTTCTGGCACAGACAGTGTTCCGGGGCGAACGCGCCCGCGCCCTGTTCGGCGGCCTGAGCGCACACTCTGCCGTGCCGCTCACCCAGCCCGTCACCTCGGCGTATGGCCTGATGCTGGCGGTCACGGCCCACGCCGTCGGGTGGCCGTTTCCACGCGGAGGCGCACAGAAGATCACCGACGCGCTGATTCAGTACCTCGAACACCTGGGTGGGCGCGTCCATCTGAATGCACCTGTGAACGCGCTGCGCGAACTGGACGCCGATCTGAAGCTGCTCGACGTGTCACCCAGAGAATTTCTGCGGCTCGCACCCGACCTTCCAGACGGCTACGCCCGCACGCTGCGGGGTTTTCGGTATGGCCCCGGCACCCTGAAGATCGACTACGCGCTGAGCGAGCCGATTCCCTGGCACGATCCACGCACGGCACTCGCCTCGACGGTGCATGTGGGCGGCACACTGCCGCAGCTCGTCGCCAGCGAGGCGCACACGCTTCAGCACATGTCAGAGCGGCCCTATCTGCTGCTGGCCCAGCACACGCCGTTCGATCCGAGCCGCGCTCCCGCCGGACGGCACACTGCCTGGCTGTACGCGCATACCCCAAACGGTCAGGAGCCGCGTCCGGGCGATGTCGAGCGCATCGAGGCGCAGATCGAGCGGCTGGCCCCCGGCTTCCGCGACACCGTGCTGATGAGGACGGTGACGACTGCGCCCCAGGCCGAGCAGCAGAACCGCAATCTGGTGGGCGGCGACGTGGGCGGCGGCAGCAATACCCTGCTGGGCACCCTCATCCGCCCGGTGCTGTCGGCCACCCCGTACCGCACCCCTCTGCGGGGCGTGTACCTGTGCAGTGCCAGCACCCCGCCGGGCGGAGGCGTTCACGGCATGGCGGGCCACCTCGCCGCCCTCGCTGCACTGAAAGACCTGAGATGA